A single genomic interval of Mycosarcoma maydis chromosome 8, whole genome shotgun sequence harbors:
- a CDS encoding uncharacterized protein (related to C-type cyclin): MTGATDTRLSTVRVPDDQWLFAKSDLELTPSVLQGGLDPVEEKQRRYKGVNAIYRMAEYMRLPQHVMNTAAIYLHRFYMRKPLEYGPSKIGHSHYEIAATCVFLACKVEESHRKLLSVIDAAMASFDKTPSGNQRWAERTFRADPSSKEFARWRDIILLSEETVLETLCFDLIVEQPHEILVKACSRLNVNADVVRVAWTTLNDSLRDAICVIFEAPVLAAGAFYRACQQYQVDPSKFVAQWPKDAEDSRWTWTDIFDVDEDEAAEAAEAIQKDVYDFNESQGQSG; this comes from the exons ATGACAGGCGCTACTGACACACGTCTATCGACGGTCCGGGTACCGGACGACCAATGGTTGTTTGCCAAATCCGACCTAGAGCTGACACCATCTGTGCTTCAGGGAGGATTGGATCCGGTCGAAGAAAAGCAGCGGCGCTACAAGGGCGTCAACGCGATCTACAGAATGGCCGAGTACATGCGATTGCCACAGCACGTCATGAATACGGCTGCTATCTATTTGCATCGCTTCTACATGCGTAAACCACTCGAGTATGGACCAAGCAAGATCGGACACTCGCACTACGAGATTGCAGCCACCTGCGTTTTTCTGGCATGCAAAGTGGAGGAATCGCATCGAAAGCTCCTCAGCGTTATTGATGCAGCCATGGCATCCTTCGACAAGACGCCTTCAGGAAATCAACGCTGGGCGGAACGCACGTTCCGAGCCGATCCTTCCAGCAAG GAGTTTGCTCGCTGGAGAGATATCATACTACTTTCGGAAGAGACGGTGCTCGAAACATTGTGTTTTGATTTGATTGTCGAACAACCGCACGAGATTCTAGTAAAAGCATGCAGTCGATTGAATGTCAATGCTGATGTGGTGCGCGTCGCATGGACCACTCTTAACGACAG CTTGAGAGACGCAATTTGCGTCATATTCGAGGCGCCTGTACTCGCTGCAGGAGCGTTCTATCGAGCGTGCCAACAATATCAGGTGGATCCGTCCAAGTTTGTGGCACAGTGGCCCAAAGATGCAGAAGATAGCCGGTGGACGTGGACCGACATTTTCGACGTtgatgaggacgaagcagccgaagcagcagaagcgatcCAAAAGGACGTGTACGATTTCAACGAGTCACAGGGGCAATCAGGATAG
- a CDS encoding uncharacterized protein (related to triose phosphate/3-phosphoglycerate/phosphate translocator) encodes MSKDHTSLPMQSLSIDEKAGHDPITGHRTPSVGTPGHSGLGAQPTNGILPGGGAKSDKKKMHPAVIIVLWIALSSSVIVYNKFVLDPKQLNFPFPVFLTTFHMAFATVGTRLLARYTHLLDGLANVEMTNERWIKNILPIGALFSCSLIFSNMAYLTLGVSFIQMLKAFTPVAVLLISFAFGLKQLSGTLTMIVGCISFGVALASYGQGDFAMSGFICQVLAIAFESSRLVMIQVLLQGLKMDPLVSLYYFAPVCAAINALVLPFTEGLVPFFQISNLGPFVLFTNAGVAFGLNIAAVFLIGAASSLTLTLAGVIKDILLILGSMLLLGDTVTGLQFFGYGIALAGLVAFKTHKG; translated from the exons ATGTCCAAGGACCACACCTCGCTCCCAATGCAGAGCCTCTCAATCGATGAGAAGGCCGGTCACGACCCTATTACAGGCCATCGCACGCCTTCTGTGGGCACTCCCGGTCACAGTGGTTTGGGCGCACAACCCACCAACGGCATCCTTCCAGGCGGCGGCGCCAAGAGCGACAAAAAGAAGATGCACCCTGCCGTTATTATCGTCCTCTGGATCGCCCTCTCGAGCAGTGTCATCGTCTACAACAA ATTCGTTCTTGACcccaagcagctcaactTCCCCTTCCCCGTCTTCCTTACCACCTTCCACATGGCCTTTGCTACCGTCGGCACACGTCTGTTGGCGAGGTATACGCACCTTCTCGACGGTCTTGCCAACGTCGAGATGACCAATGAACGATGGATCAAAAACATTCTCCCCATCGGCGCCCTCTTCTCATGCTCGCTCATTTTCAGCAACATGGCGTATCTCACTCTCGGCGTCAGCTTCATCCAGATGCTCAAGGCTTTTACTCctgttgctgtgctgctcatctcgtTCGCCTTTGGCCTCAAGCAGCTCTCGGGCACCCTTACCATGATCGTCGGATGCATTTCATTTGGTGttgcgctcgcttcctACGGTCAGGGTGACTTTGCCATGTCCGGTTTCATCTGCCAGgtgctcgccatcgcttTCGAGTCTTCGCGTCTCGTCATGATCCAGGTCCTCCTTCAGGGCCTCAAGATGGACCCTCTGGTCTCGCTCTACTACTTTGCACCCGTCTGCGCTGCTATCAACGCTTTGGTGCTCCCGTTTACCGAGGGCCTCGTTCCGTTCTTCCAGATCTCCAACTTGGGTCCCTTTGTGCTTTTCACCAACGCCGGTGTCGCCTTTGGTCTCAACATTGCCGCCGTCTTCCTCATCGGCGCCGCCAGCTCCTTGACGCTGACTCTCGCTGGTGTCATCAAGGacatcttgctcatccTGGGCTCCATGCTTCTCCTCGGCGACACTGTTACTGGCCTCCAATTCTTCGGTTACGGCATTGCCCTTGCCGGTCTCGTTGCTTTCAAGACGCACAAGGGCTAA
- a CDS encoding DNA helicase (related to CHL1 - protein of the DEAH box family): protein MHRQNALKLETPGTSNDSELASRQFHFPYAEAYSIQLDLMRKVFSTIEDGKVGLFESPTGTGKSLSLICAAFTWLRQNAQRHTIGTSTNDGETHGSNHGPATQQEPDWVVKHKNELRRKQHEAYELDLKDRIAAARAKQAALKKSLQDGQVLLDAQARVAKRQRRSANDDDDKDSDDDLLIDEKEGAKSARTLQMATYSKTALSETSVEIDSSLSPAVRALMQQYEQASSRGREDEDEPETLPRVIYASRTHSQLSQFVAELKKTSFGQVDIIHAETLPIRTIPLGSRKQMCINEDVQRIGRNKGSEAMNERCIELIKGKTGKTKCSSLPPFDQTGRSRILEFRDAAMAEVGDIEDLVQLGKQTNTCPYFAARSSAKQAELITLPYNLLLQKDARNALGISLEGCIVLVDEAHNLIDTILSTHSVTIDSQQIAQASEQIDTYLDKFALRLKGSNEQNLRKVRKVLSSMSAFFSKKAAEGKTNAELVLSAADLVRSLTGNLDQINLVTLETWLKETQIARKISGYADKHSKMAVQQAAASVNQHNGTRTNKSRHPPKLLLENASPDSIRSASQSAISSMHAIETFILSLANRSEDGRVVLSSATNSAGENVVRAKYQLLNPSHVFRSLVDEARSVILAGGTMEPMSDFRQQLLPFVPPDRLVTFSCGHIIPASNLMVSVLSASPKGLPFEFKFDSRDNVELIDELGRTLVNVCNIVPAGLVVFVPSYAFLDKLMARWKDAASGGLLQRLGSKKKIFIEPKTTMEVDKVLGEYTAAIRAKDVKTGVSSGGAIMFAVVGAKLSEGINFSDNLARGVVMVGMPFANMHSPELAERMKYVRELAIKHESTACVTASQKPSDPGHELYINLCMKAVNQSIGRAVRHQNDFAALILLDRRYARPEIKQRLPGWIRDQVTVADRFGSMVQQTAAFFKNRKN, encoded by the coding sequence ATGCATCGTCAGAACGCTCTCAAGCTCGAAACCCCCGGAACCAGCAACGATTCCGAGCTTGCTTCGCGCCAGTTCCACTTTCCATATGCGGAGGCCTACTCGATTcagctcgacttgatgcGCAAAGTGTTCTCTACCATCGAAGACGGGAAAGTGGGTCTGTTCGAGAGTCCAACCGGCACAGGCAAGTCGCTTTCACTCATTTGTGCTGCCTTCACATGGCTCAGGCAAAATGCACAAAGGCACACCATCGGCACAAGCACCAACGACGGCGAAACTCACGGCTCGAACCACGGCCCAGCAACGCAGCAAGAGCCCGACTGGGTCGTCAAGCACAAAAATGAACTCCGACGAAAGCAACATGAAGCATACGAGCTTGATCTCAAAGATCgcattgctgctgctcgcgcaAAGCAAGCCGCTCTCAAAAAAAGCCTCCAAGACGGTCAAGTTCTGCTCGATGCCCAAGCGAGGGTTGCTAAGCGGCAACGTCGCTCGGCtaacgacgacgatgataAGGACTCGGATGACGACCTCCTGATAGATGAGAAAGAAGGTGCCAAGAGTGCGAGGACGCTCCAAATGGCCACCTACTCCAAGACTGCTTTGTCCGAAACGtcggtcgagatcgactcgagccTCTCACCTGCTGTCCGCGCACTAATGCAGCAATATGAGCAAGCCAGCAGTCGAGGTCGtgaggacgaagatgaaCCTGAAACACTGCCTCGTGTCATCTATGCCAGTCGAACGCATTCACAGCTCTCGCAATTTGTCGCTGAGTTGAAGAAGACCTCCTTTGGACAAGTCGATATCATCCATGCCGAAACACTACCGATTCGCACAATTCCTCTAGGAAGTCGCAAGCAGATGTGCATCAACGAAGACGTACAACGGATTGGCCGAAACAAAGGCTCAGAAGCAATGAACGAACGATGTATCGAGCTGATAAAGGGAAAAACGGGCAAGACCAAATGTTCATCTCTACCTCCCTTTGATCAGACCGGGCGTTCCCGGATTCTGGAGTTTCGCGACGCTGCCATGGCCGAGGTAGGTGACATCGAAGACCTTGTACAACTGGGAAAACAGACCAACACCTGTCCGTACTTCGCTgcgcgcagcagcgccaagcaagccgagcttATCACACTTCCGTACAACCTACTTCTCCAGAAGGATGCACGCAATGCACTTGGCATCAGCCTCGAAGGAtgcatcgtcttggttGATGAGGCACACAATCTGATCGACACCATCCTCTCTACGCATTCGGTAACAATCGACTCGCAGCAGATCGCACAGGCGTCCGAGCAAATCGATACGTATCTCGACAAGTTTGCATTGCGACTAAAGGGATCCAATGAGCAGAATCTGCGTAAGGTGCGCAAAGTACTGTCGAGCATGTCAGCCTTTTTCTCCAAGAAGGCTGCGGAGGGAAAGACGAATGCCGAGTTGGTCTTGTCAGCGGCCGACTTGGTGAGGAGTCTGACTGGTAATCTGGACCAGATCAACCTCGTAACGCTCGAGACGTGGCTAAAGGAAACGCAGATCGCAAGAAAGATCAGCGGGTACGCAGacaagcacagcaagaTGGCGGTGCAGCAGGCAGCGGCGTCAGTAAACCAACACAATGGCACTCGGACCAACAAGAGCAGACATCCGCCCAAGCTTCTACTCGAAAATGCATCACCCGATTCGATACGCTCCGCAAGTCAAAGTGCCATCTCTAGCATGCATGCGATTGAGACTTTCATCCTTTCGCTCGCCAACCGGTCCGAAGACGGTCGAGTAGTGCTTAGCAGCGCGACCAATTCGGCAGGCGAGAACGTCGTGCGAGCCAAGTatcagctgctcaacccATCGCACGTTTTCAGATCGCTTGTCGACGAAGCACGCTCCGTGATCTTGGCTGGAGGAACGATGGAGCCCATGTCGGATTTCCGCCAACAATTGCTTCCCTTTGTACCACCGGATCGCCTCGTGACATTCTCGTGTGGTCACATTATACCCGCCAGCAACCTGATGGTCTCTGTCTTGTCTGCAAGTCCAAAAGGGCTTCCTTTCGAGTTCAAGTTTGACTCGCGCGACAATGTAGAGCTAATCGATGAACTCGGTCGCACGCTTGTCAATGTTTGCAACATCGTGCCCGCCGGATTGGTAGTGTTCGTCCCGTCCTATGCATTTCTCGACAAACTGATGGCGAGGTGGAAAGATGCGGCGTCAGGAGGCTTGCTGCAGAGGCTAGGtagcaagaagaagattTTCATCGAGCCAAAGACAACCATGGAAGTAGACAAGGTGTTGGGCGAGTATACGGCAGCCATTCGGGCCAAGGATGTCAAGACGGGAGTATCGAGTGGTGGTGCGATCATGTTTGCGGTCGTAGGTGCCAAGCTGTCGGAAGGAATCAACTTCTCAGACAACCTTGCCCGAGGCGTTGTCATGGTCGGTATGCCATTCGCCAATATGCACAGCCCGGAGCTAGCTGAGCGGATGAAGTATGTACGTGAACTGGCAATCAAGCACGAGTCGACTGCATGCGTTACAGCATCGCAAAAACCAAGCGACCCG